The following proteins come from a genomic window of Nostoc sp. ATCC 53789:
- a CDS encoding response regulator, with product MTKKLLIVDDEERIRELVQACLEDLGGWDTLTAASGEEGLKIAQTEPIDAILLDVSMPDMDGFAVYEKLQANSATQAIPVIFLTAKVQASDRVRFAQIGIAGVITKPFEPTSICEEVTEILGWDD from the coding sequence ATGACAAAAAAATTGTTAATTGTGGATGATGAAGAACGAATCCGCGAATTAGTACAAGCTTGTTTAGAAGACTTGGGAGGATGGGACACACTGACAGCTGCATCAGGGGAAGAAGGATTAAAAATCGCCCAGACAGAACCCATTGATGCGATTCTGCTTGATGTGTCTATGCCTGACATGGACGGCTTTGCAGTATATGAAAAACTTCAGGCAAATTCCGCAACTCAAGCAATACCAGTGATTTTTTTAACTGCGAAAGTCCAAGCAAGCGATCGCGTCCGTTTCGCTCAGATTGGAATTGCCGGGGTGATTACTAAACCTTTTGAACCCACCTCTATTTGCGAAGAAGTTACTGAGATTCTTGGATGGGACGATTAA
- a CDS encoding ATP-binding protein — MRNYQRLLVYGVAIGSTAIALMLSLWLEPFISPTIGAFFYIAIIASTWYGGFRPGIVTVVLSTLAIDYFFIIPRYQLGINQSEDILRLGLFLVVALIINLITGNLKYSTKKIQQLNQQLSQENAEQLRMTLDDRKLAQEKLQQQFEQQRLVMEMSQRIRRSLKLQDILQTTVDEVRQFLECDRVIIFQFYPGWGGTIVVESVVPEWMAILPLQIYDPCIGEENVEPFKQGLVTAKADIYTAGISPCHVEFLASLQVRANLVVPVSLGDELWGLLAAHHCAAPREWQSSEIALLRQLGAQVSIAIQQAALFEQLQTELMERKQAQVALQQLNTELEQRVLERTAQLTETNDRLQETVREQQQTQLILLEQAHKLELQAVITRNMGEGICLVRIDNGIIVYANPKFEQMFGYDSGELNGQDVSIVNYASESLTDENINQAIVSAVLQNSEATYEVHNLKKDGTPFWCSATTSIFNHPDYGDVLVAVHQDITIRKQTEEALRQSEEKFRQLAENIQAVFWMTDIQNQQVLYVSSAYQTIWQSSCESLYQNYSDWFDAIHPEDRQSVEFEIVEQMRTGQYDKKYRIIRPDGSIRWIRDRAFPIKNELGELVRIAGIAEDISEIQQIDLIKSEFIGIVSHELRTPLTAIRAALGLLQSGIYDKKPDKFKRMIEIAAIDSDRLVRLVNDILDLERLESDRTVLEKTTCNAADLIQQAVAGVQAIANQQNIIFKIHPTNAQVWAAADAIVQTLTNLLGNAIKFSPANSTITLSVEQQTDHVLFQITDQGRGIPAEKLETIFGRFQQVDASDSRTKGGTGLGLAICRSIIDQHDGQIWAESTLSVGSTFFFTLPLPGNYAGEQGSRGAEGQGAGEQGSRGEGGRGGRGSRGAGRKQGENDK, encoded by the coding sequence ATGAGAAATTATCAGCGATTATTAGTCTATGGTGTCGCTATTGGCTCAACTGCGATCGCCCTAATGCTATCGCTCTGGCTAGAACCGTTTATATCTCCAACTATTGGTGCTTTTTTTTATATAGCTATCATCGCCAGTACTTGGTATGGTGGCTTTCGACCAGGAATTGTTACAGTTGTGCTTTCGACACTGGCGATTGATTATTTTTTTATCATTCCGCGATATCAACTGGGGATTAATCAATCAGAAGATATATTGCGGCTAGGTCTTTTCCTAGTGGTTGCCTTGATAATTAACCTGATAACAGGCAATCTTAAGTACAGCACAAAGAAGATTCAACAACTCAACCAACAATTGTCTCAGGAAAATGCCGAGCAATTGCGGATGACTCTTGACGATCGCAAGCTGGCACAAGAAAAGCTGCAACAGCAATTTGAGCAACAACGCTTAGTGATGGAGATGAGCCAGCGCATCCGGCGATCGCTCAAGTTACAAGATATCTTACAAACCACCGTCGATGAAGTGCGGCAGTTTCTTGAGTGCGATCGCGTCATTATCTTCCAATTTTATCCAGGTTGGGGTGGAACAATCGTAGTTGAGTCTGTTGTACCGGAATGGATGGCGATTTTACCACTCCAGATTTACGACCCTTGCATTGGCGAAGAGAACGTTGAACCCTTTAAACAAGGCTTAGTTACTGCGAAAGCTGATATTTATACTGCTGGGATTAGTCCCTGTCACGTTGAATTTTTGGCAAGTCTCCAGGTAAGGGCAAATCTGGTCGTTCCTGTTTCATTAGGAGATGAATTGTGGGGATTACTAGCAGCTCATCACTGTGCAGCTCCTCGTGAGTGGCAATCTTCAGAAATTGCCCTGTTGAGGCAGTTAGGAGCGCAGGTAAGCATTGCTATCCAGCAAGCAGCTTTATTTGAACAGTTACAAACAGAACTGATGGAGCGTAAACAGGCACAAGTTGCGCTGCAACAACTGAATACCGAACTTGAGCAACGGGTGCTAGAACGTACTGCACAACTAACAGAGACAAACGATCGCCTGCAAGAAACAGTTAGAGAGCAGCAACAAACCCAGCTCATACTTTTAGAACAGGCGCATAAGCTAGAACTTCAGGCTGTAATCACCCGAAATATGGGGGAAGGGATTTGCTTAGTCAGAATCGATAATGGAATTATTGTCTATGCCAATCCGAAATTTGAGCAGATGTTTGGCTATGACTCTGGTGAACTCAACGGTCAGGACGTTTCGATTGTGAACTATGCCAGTGAATCGTTAACTGATGAAAATATAAATCAAGCCATTGTATCTGCCGTCTTACAAAATAGTGAAGCCACTTATGAAGTCCATAATCTTAAAAAAGATGGGACACCATTTTGGTGTAGTGCGACGACTTCTATATTCAATCATCCCGACTACGGCGATGTTCTAGTTGCGGTTCACCAAGATATCACTATTCGCAAACAAACTGAAGAAGCTTTACGCCAAAGCGAAGAAAAGTTTCGTCAGTTGGCAGAAAACATCCAAGCAGTATTTTGGATGACCGATATTCAAAATCAGCAAGTTCTCTATGTGAGTAGTGCATACCAAACCATCTGGCAAAGCAGTTGTGAAAGTCTTTACCAAAATTATTCAGATTGGTTCGATGCAATTCACCCAGAAGATCGCCAGAGCGTCGAATTTGAAATCGTTGAACAGATGAGAACAGGGCAATACGATAAAAAATATCGAATTATCCGTCCTGATGGTTCAATCCGTTGGATTCGCGATCGCGCATTTCCGATCAAAAATGAACTAGGAGAGTTAGTTCGGATTGCTGGGATTGCCGAAGACATCAGTGAAATACAGCAAATTGATCTGATCAAAAGTGAGTTTATTGGCATCGTTAGTCACGAACTCCGCACCCCCTTAACTGCAATTCGCGCAGCACTGGGTTTACTACAAAGTGGAATCTACGACAAAAAACCAGACAAGTTTAAGCGGATGATTGAGATTGCAGCCATCGATAGCGATCGCTTAGTGCGTCTTGTCAACGATATTCTCGATTTGGAACGCTTAGAGTCGGATCGAACTGTCTTAGAAAAAACAACCTGCAATGCGGCTGATTTAATTCAACAAGCAGTAGCGGGAGTGCAAGCGATCGCCAATCAGCAAAATATTATCTTTAAGATCCACCCCACCAATGCTCAAGTTTGGGCGGCGGCTGATGCCATTGTTCAAACACTCACCAATCTCTTAGGTAATGCGATTAAATTCTCGCCTGCCAATTCTACTATTACTCTGAGTGTCGAACAGCAAACAGATCACGTTCTGTTCCAGATAACCGATCAAGGACGAGGCATCCCAGCAGAAAAGTTAGAAACAATCTTTGGACGATTTCAGCAAGTAGATGCTTCTGATTCTCGCACCAAAGGCGGCACAGGCTTGGGATTAGCAATCTGTCGTAGTATTATTGATCAGCACGATGGGCAAATCTGGGCTGAAAGTACTCTTAGTGTCGGCAGCACGTTTTTCTTCACTCTGCCATTACCAGGAAATTATGCAGGGGAGCAGGGGAGCAGGGGAGCAGAGGGGCAGGGAGCAGGGGAGCAGGGGAGCAGAGGGGAAGGGGGCAGGGGAGGCAGGGGAAGCAGGGGGGCAGGTAGGAAGCAGGGGGAGAATGACAAATGA
- a CDS encoding response regulator: MKILLVEDDVLLSAALAELLSANRYTIDVASNGQTGLDLAISVEYDLILLDWLIPKLDGINLCRQLRRQGYRKSILLLTGKNSNADIVAGLDAGADDYVIKPFDQEALLARIRSLLRRSGVSDSSTLTWGNLCLDPSAGRVTCNEQEIPLTVTEYKLLELFLQNPDRIFSRAVILDRLWGFDDAPTENAVTTHIKDLRKKLKTGGLTEEFLETVYGMGYRIKPVPNASIAVGATNQNGKKKPDSKDITSVNRVLERFRNSFGAQVVVLEQAKIALLAGNLNKELHQQALHEAHKLAGSMGTFGYPEGSRLARKIEHLLLADFPLLADKISDFSQLVTTLQQELTKPAVISTAQSVPMKQTYRLLVIDDDVTLTKQLQAEADSWGIRMKVAPNLAAARSRLALKTPDAVLLDLSFPGTEEDGLILLSEIAQRSPNIPVIVFTGRDTLADRLAVSRLRARQFLHKPATTEEIFQAIARVLPQPKISEAKVLIVDDDPVILAGLSALLTPWGVEVITLSQSQQFWKVLMATSPDLVVLDLEMPIVNGLELCQVVRQDAQWGDLPVLVVTAHTEAESLQQAFAAGADDFISKPVLGPELVTRVLSRIQRTRWRSQVGRIKEAGGNPHK, from the coding sequence ATGAAAATTTTGTTGGTAGAGGATGATGTATTACTTAGTGCGGCATTGGCAGAGTTGTTAAGTGCAAATCGCTATACTATCGACGTAGCAAGCAATGGACAAACTGGGCTAGACCTAGCAATATCAGTTGAATATGACTTGATTTTGCTGGACTGGTTAATTCCTAAGCTGGATGGGATTAACTTGTGTCGGCAACTAAGAAGGCAAGGCTACCGTAAATCTATTCTGTTATTAACAGGCAAAAATTCTAATGCAGATATTGTAGCGGGTTTAGATGCGGGAGCAGATGATTACGTCATTAAGCCCTTTGACCAGGAAGCATTACTAGCAAGAATTCGGTCTTTGTTGCGGCGGAGTGGAGTGAGTGATTCATCTACGTTAACTTGGGGAAATCTCTGTTTAGATCCAAGTGCCGGCAGAGTGACTTGTAATGAGCAGGAAATTCCGCTTACGGTAACAGAATACAAACTGCTGGAGTTATTTTTGCAAAACCCAGATCGCATCTTTAGTCGTGCAGTGATTCTAGATCGGCTTTGGGGGTTTGATGATGCACCCACTGAAAATGCGGTTACGACTCATATTAAAGACTTAAGAAAGAAACTGAAAACAGGAGGTCTAACAGAGGAATTTTTAGAAACAGTGTATGGTATGGGCTATCGCATCAAGCCTGTACCTAATGCTTCTATCGCTGTTGGGGCAACAAATCAAAATGGGAAGAAAAAACCCGATTCCAAAGATATAACTTCTGTGAATCGAGTGCTGGAGCGATTTCGTAATTCCTTTGGCGCACAGGTTGTAGTACTGGAGCAGGCAAAAATTGCACTCTTAGCAGGGAATCTAAATAAAGAGTTACATCAGCAAGCATTGCACGAAGCACATAAGCTAGCAGGTTCGATGGGAACGTTCGGTTATCCAGAAGGCTCCCGGCTAGCACGGAAAATAGAGCATTTGCTGCTTGCAGATTTCCCCCTTTTAGCAGATAAAATCTCTGATTTTTCGCAATTGGTAACAACATTACAGCAAGAATTAACTAAGCCTGCTGTCATTTCCACCGCTCAAAGTGTCCCGATGAAGCAAACTTATCGGCTGTTAGTAATCGATGATGATGTGACGTTGACAAAGCAGTTGCAAGCAGAAGCCGACTCATGGGGGATCAGGATGAAGGTTGCACCCAACTTAGCAGCGGCCCGATCGCGTCTAGCTTTAAAAACTCCTGACGCAGTTTTACTCGATTTGAGTTTTCCGGGAACAGAGGAAGACGGATTAATATTATTGAGCGAGATTGCACAGCGATCGCCAAATATCCCAGTGATTGTCTTTACAGGACGAGATACCTTGGCAGATCGATTGGCAGTATCGCGTTTAAGAGCTAGACAATTTTTGCATAAGCCTGCGACAACCGAGGAGATTTTTCAGGCGATCGCTCGTGTCCTACCTCAACCGAAAATTTCTGAAGCTAAAGTCTTAATCGTAGACGATGACCCTGTAATCCTGGCTGGACTATCGGCGTTGCTAACCCCTTGGGGGGTGGAAGTAATAACCCTCTCCCAATCACAGCAATTTTGGAAGGTTTTGATGGCAACATCTCCAGATTTGGTAGTACTAGATTTAGAAATGCCAATAGTTAATGGATTAGAGTTGTGCCAAGTCGTGCGACAGGATGCCCAGTGGGGAGATTTACCTGTTTTGGTAGTAACAGCCCATACTGAAGCAGAATCCCTTCAGCAAGCCTTTGCAGCCGGAGCCGATGATTTTATTAGCAAGCCAGTGCTAGGGCCTGAACTTGTAACAAGGGTACTGAGCCGCATTCAAAGAACGCGCTGGCGCTCTCAGGTAGGGAGAATTAAGGAGGCAGGAGGTAATCCCCATAAATAA
- a CDS encoding WD40 repeat domain-containing protein encodes MDWISLLKFQQADFLQRVKKPKTYDLSLLESQVKGCHTEMMAFWGEPLARLQEFSRQQAEVLAKNPPPTPPEYPEPPDWTIPFPKYFQRQAEDYLLREKIVDLVIAERLGKLVKKVSQDTLQNMILDDEGNLCGESKFSYVLKDNPQLSVQVYVADGESFNGIKKDKIKWSVTQEDLKNHQVLIFLCLFYPSTGQLGYERQSIITGFLPANQIELTEPKLYISPSNLLYAGGLSWYLESLIGKKDTSPVINEKAIADTIQTLPPEHCLKGIVGDWECWQTLQGHNRGINCLAFSFACKNGKALPILASGSRGETKLWDLSKGELIDTLSEYPWVIPGLVDEVNSLAFSSDGQTLVSCGADSTIKLWHVGALDLIDILHKHNGVVRCAAFTPDGRMLATGGDDRKILFWDLMHRQVTIALSLDDTAAHSLVLSRDGETIVTGSYRKIKVWRTSPQTGIKSLKDAQPLHTLMGHSHIVRSLAISADAKLLVSGSWDQTIKIWQLETGELLHTLKGHRDKVYAIALSPDGQIIASGSADKTIKLWHLQTGELLGTFTGHGNIVTALAFTASGDMLVSGSLDKTIKIWQRS; translated from the coding sequence ATGGATTGGATTAGCTTACTTAAATTTCAACAAGCTGACTTCCTTCAACGTGTGAAGAAACCTAAAACTTATGACTTATCTTTATTGGAAAGTCAAGTCAAGGGTTGTCATACTGAAATGATGGCTTTTTGGGGCGAACCATTGGCTAGACTCCAAGAATTTTCTCGCCAACAAGCAGAAGTTCTTGCCAAAAATCCACCGCCTACGCCACCTGAATATCCTGAGCCTCCCGACTGGACGATACCTTTTCCCAAATACTTCCAGCGCCAAGCGGAAGATTATCTTTTGCGGGAAAAAATCGTTGACCTGGTGATAGCTGAACGTTTGGGGAAGTTGGTAAAAAAGGTATCACAAGATACTTTGCAAAATATGATTTTAGATGATGAGGGAAATTTGTGTGGCGAAAGCAAATTTTCTTATGTACTAAAAGATAATCCTCAGCTAAGTGTTCAAGTTTATGTTGCTGATGGAGAAAGTTTTAATGGTATTAAGAAAGACAAAATTAAATGGTCGGTTACTCAAGAAGATTTAAAAAATCACCAAGTATTAATTTTTCTCTGTTTGTTTTATCCATCAACAGGTCAGTTAGGATACGAAAGACAGAGTATAATTACAGGATTTTTACCTGCAAATCAAATTGAACTTACTGAACCAAAACTGTATATAAGTCCGAGTAACTTGTTGTATGCCGGTGGTCTGAGTTGGTATTTAGAATCACTTATTGGCAAAAAAGACACGTCGCCAGTAATTAATGAGAAAGCGATCGCAGATACAATACAGACTCTACCACCAGAGCATTGTCTTAAGGGTATAGTTGGTGACTGGGAATGCTGGCAAACTTTACAAGGGCACAATAGAGGTATTAATTGCCTAGCTTTCAGTTTTGCGTGCAAGAATGGTAAAGCCTTACCCATATTGGCAAGTGGTAGTCGTGGAGAAACGAAACTCTGGGATTTAAGCAAGGGTGAATTAATAGATACATTATCAGAATATCCTTGGGTGATACCTGGGCTAGTGGATGAAGTGAATTCCCTGGCTTTTAGTTCAGATGGACAGACTTTAGTGAGTTGCGGTGCTGATTCCACAATTAAACTTTGGCACGTAGGTGCTTTAGACTTGATAGATATTTTGCATAAACATAATGGGGTAGTGCGGTGTGCTGCCTTTACTCCAGATGGCAGAATGTTAGCTACAGGCGGAGATGACAGAAAAATTCTGTTTTGGGATTTGATGCATCGTCAGGTTACGATCGCACTTTCTTTAGATGATACAGCTGCTCATTCTCTGGTTTTGAGCCGAGACGGGGAAACTATAGTTACAGGTAGCTACCGTAAAATCAAAGTCTGGCGAACTTCACCCCAAACGGGGATCAAAAGTTTAAAGGATGCACAACCTCTGCATACCCTCATGGGTCATTCTCACATCGTTCGTTCCTTAGCAATCAGTGCAGATGCTAAACTGCTCGTGAGTGGTAGCTGGGATCAAACAATTAAAATTTGGCAATTGGAAACTGGAGAATTACTTCATACACTTAAAGGACATAGAGATAAAGTATATGCGATCGCCTTAAGTCCTGATGGACAAATTATCGCCAGTGGTAGTGCTGATAAAACCATCAAATTATGGCATTTACAAACCGGGGAGTTGCTGGGTACGTTTACAGGTCATGGAAATATAGTCACAGCATTAGCCTTCACAGCTTCTGGCGACATGTTGGTTAGCGGGAGTTTGGATAAGACAATTAAAATTTGGCAACGGAGTTAA
- a CDS encoding sulfurtransferase, whose amino-acid sequence MNTKALISPQELTSILAEKSSRAVIIDTRTPEDYAISHIPQSINIRDFFTYLLESSYPAGLKELQEYFAEIMSKLGISGAERLIVYEDTLNKGYGQSCRAAFLLKYLGCAEVCILHGGYRAWLTEGLPTTDEVPLCESSIFRLHPNTEMMVTTAEMLQAIDNPAIIKLDVRDRNEWLGLSSSPYNPDFCPRKGRIPNAVWLEWHHLMNSESEIPTFRSPDEIREICQSVGITPESIVYIYCFKGSRAANTLIALEQVGISARNYFGSWNEWSRDFSLPIDSRVISV is encoded by the coding sequence GTGAATACAAAAGCCCTCATTTCTCCTCAAGAACTCACGTCCATATTAGCAGAAAAGTCATCACGGGCTGTCATTATCGATACACGAACTCCCGAAGATTATGCTATTTCTCATATTCCTCAATCCATAAATATTAGAGATTTTTTCACCTATCTTTTAGAGAGTTCCTATCCAGCAGGATTAAAGGAATTACAAGAGTATTTTGCAGAAATTATGAGCAAGCTGGGAATATCGGGTGCAGAACGGTTAATTGTCTATGAGGATACTTTAAATAAAGGTTATGGTCAATCTTGTCGAGCAGCTTTTTTACTGAAGTATTTGGGTTGCGCTGAGGTATGTATCTTACACGGAGGATATAGAGCATGGCTGACAGAGGGATTACCTACTACCGATGAAGTACCATTATGTGAAAGTAGCATATTTAGATTGCATCCCAACACTGAGATGATGGTGACTACCGCCGAGATGTTGCAAGCAATTGATAATCCAGCAATTATTAAATTAGATGTGCGCGATCGCAACGAATGGCTTGGGCTGAGTTCTTCTCCCTACAATCCTGACTTTTGTCCTCGCAAAGGTCGAATCCCTAATGCTGTATGGTTAGAATGGCATCATCTGATGAATTCCGAATCGGAAATCCCCACATTCCGATCGCCAGACGAAATCCGAGAGATTTGTCAATCAGTAGGTATTACTCCAGAGTCCATTGTGTATATTTACTGCTTTAAAGGTTCAAGGGCTGCTAATACATTAATAGCCCTTGAACAAGTAGGAATTTCTGCTAGAAATTATTTTGGCTCTTGGAATGAATGGTCTCGTGATTTTTCCCTACCCATTGATAGCAGAGTCATCAGTGTGTAG
- a CDS encoding DUF1499 domain-containing protein: MWSIIFVIFFSLTSSFILPAATWAATSGLGVDNIHLAPCPPSPNCAVSQDADSKHSIDPIAYHVDLQTARATLLKVLSVVPRTEVIQQTDNYIHALSKSRIFQFVDDVEFYFPANESVIHLRSASRLGDSDFGVNRRRLEQIRLALRDLKI; encoded by the coding sequence ATGTGGAGTATTATCTTTGTAATATTCTTCAGCCTGACTAGCAGCTTCATACTTCCTGCTGCTACTTGGGCTGCCACTTCTGGCTTGGGAGTTGACAATATCCATCTTGCTCCCTGTCCGCCTTCTCCGAACTGTGCTGTCAGTCAAGATGCTGATTCCAAACATAGCATTGACCCGATCGCCTACCATGTAGACCTCCAGACAGCACGAGCAACTTTACTCAAAGTTCTTAGTGTTGTTCCACGTACAGAGGTTATCCAACAGACAGATAATTACATCCATGCTCTTTCTAAGAGTCGGATATTCCAATTTGTGGATGATGTCGAGTTTTATTTCCCTGCTAATGAATCAGTAATTCATCTGCGTTCCGCATCACGTCTTGGAGACTCAGATTTTGGTGTAAACCGTAGGCGCTTGGAGCAAATTCGTCTAGCACTACGCGATTTAAAAATTTAA